A single region of the Serinus canaria isolate serCan28SL12 chromosome 1, serCan2020, whole genome shotgun sequence genome encodes:
- the LOC115483834 gene encoding LOW QUALITY PROTEIN: cystathionine beta-synthase-like (The sequence of the model RefSeq protein was modified relative to this genomic sequence to represent the inferred CDS: deleted 1 base in 1 codon), protein MFSREFIYCKKTKVGCVSVFQGQPSPQGPNPAPSRVEATRESQYRPRAVLPGCCRETPTRRVKEQASRRRMAEMELSKKCPLVNGRAANGQDSTWILPNLPSKCTWTATTSASKSPHSCVPLTEEKKILPNILKKIGHTPMVQINKIGKSYGLKCELLAKCEYFNAGGSVKDRISLRMVEDAERAGIIKPGDTLIEPTSGNTGIGLALVAALKGYRCIIVLPEKMSMEKVDILKALGAEIIRTPCTRFDAPESNVRVAWKLKNEIPNSHILDQYRNPSNPLAHYDTTAEEILEQCEGKVHMVVIGSGTGGTITGVARKLKEKCPECKIIGVDPDGSIVALPSEMNKSNTTTIEVEGIGHDFIPTVLDRSVVDQWYKSNDRDSFLMSRRLIREEGLLCGGSSGSAMSVAVRAARDLQEGQRCVVILPDSVRNYMSKFVSDQWMIKNGFLNDTQEHKPWWWNIKVQKLNLSAPLILLPEVSCQKAIEILQEKGCDQAPVVAESGLILGMVTLSNTLSSVLDGNVEFSDPVTKVTYDQFSKISPEDSLGKLSCLLENDHFAIVVHEQMQFSGNGNSFTKQTVLGVVTSMDFFTFANRNEKK, encoded by the exons TGGGGTGTGTTTCTGTattccagggacagcccagccctcaGGGACCAAACCCAGCCCCATCCAGAGTGGAAGCCACCAGGGAATCACAGTACAGACCTCGGGctgtcctgccaggctgctgcagagaaactCCCACCAGGAGGGTG AAGGAGCAGGcaagcaggaggaggatggcaGAAATG GAGCTGAGTAAGAAGTGCCCCCTGGTGAATGGCAGGGCTGCCAATGGGCAGGACAGCACCTGGATCCTTCCCAACTTGCCCAGTAAGTGCACATGGACAGCCACAACGTCTGCCAGCAAGTCTCCACACTCCTGTGTTCCCTT gacagaagaaaagaagatcTTGCCCAATATCCTCAAGAAAATTGGCCACACCCCAATGGTCCAAATCAACAAGATTGGGAAGTCCTATGGGCTCAAGTGTGAGCTCT TGGCAAAATGTGAGTACTTCAACGCGGGGGGCAGCGTGAAGGATCGCATCAGCCTCAGGATGGTGGAGgatgctgagagagctgggattatTAAACCAGGAGACACCCTGATTGAACCCACATCAGGAAACACag GCATTGGGCTGGCCCTGGTGGCTGCACTCAAGGGTTACCGCTGCATCATCGTCCTGCCAGAGAAAATGAGCATGGAGAAG GTCGATATCCTGAAGGCCCTGGGTGCTGAAATCATCAGGACGCCCTGCACTCGCTTTGATGCCCCTGAGTCCAATGTCCGCGTGGCCTGgaagctgaaaaatgaaatccCAAACTCTCACATCCTGGACCAG TACAGAAACCCCAGCAACCCCCTGGCTCACTACGACACCACGGCCGAGGAGATCCTGGAGCAGTGTGAAG GCAAGGTGCACATGGTGGTGATTGGGTCTGGCACAGGAGGAACCATCACTGGTGTGGCCAGGAAGCTGAAGGAGAAGTGCCCAGAGTGCAAG ATCATTGGTGTGGACCCTGATGGCTCCATCGTCGCCCTGCCCAGCGAGATGAACAAGAGCAACACCACAACCATTGAGGTGGAGGGCATTGGGCACGACTTCATCCCCACTGTCCTGGACAGATCT GTGGTGGATCAGTGGTACAAAAGCAACGACAGAGACTCGTTCCTCATGTCCCGCAGGCTGATCAGAGAGGAGGGGCTGTTGTGTG gtggcAGCTCGGGCAGTGCCATGTCTGTGGCTGTGAGAGCTGCCAGGGACCTGCAGGAAGGCCAGCGCTGCGTTGTCATCCTGCCCGACTCCGTCCGGAACTACAT GTCCAAATTTGTGAGTGATCAGTGGATGATAAAAAACGGGTTCCTAAATGACACCCAGGAGCACAAGCCTTG GTGGTGGAACATCAAGGTGCAGAAACTGAATCTCTCGGCCCCTCTCATCCTCCTCCCAGAAGTCAGCTGTCAAAAGGCAATTGAgatcctgcaggagaagggatgTGACCAGGCTCCTGTTGTTGCTGAGTCAGG GCTTATTTTGGGAATGGTGACCCTCAGCAACACCCTGAGCTCCGTGCTGGATGGAAATGTGGAGTTCTCAGACCCTGTCACCAAGGTCACCTACGACCAGTTCTCCAAG ATCAGCCCGGAGGACAGCCTTGGGAAGCTTTCCTGCCTCCTGGAGAACGACCACTTTGCCATCGTTGTACACGAGCAGATGCAGT TCAGTGGAAATGGCAACTCCTTCACGAAGCAGACTGTGCTTGGTGTGGTCACATCCATGGATTTCTTCACCTTTGCCAACAGGAATGAGAAGAAgtag
- the LOC127059801 gene encoding fibulin-2-like: MALPAALLLWLACLLLRSAAPKPTCDPSACPPCPQGDPEVTASPGVTGCCPPCPLPCSCPPYLESDCEMQGFPDGRVPAGRSFYIDFARRLCTCRPGGDIACSPLCPRPEPACRALGSPVADGCPRCVCYDPEGMAVPAGSSVRRGSRECRCPALGGELLCGEPGSEE; this comes from the coding sequence ATGGCTCTCCCCGCCGCCCTTCTCCTGTGGCTCGCCTGCCTCCTGCTCCGCAGCGCGGCCCCAAAACCCACCTGCGACCCCAGCGCCTGCCCGCCGTGCCCCCAGGGTGACCCGGAGGTGACAGCCAGCCCCGGGGTCACCGGCTGCTGTCCCCCGTGCccgctgccctgctcctgcccgcCCTACCTGGAGAGCGACTGCGAGATGCAAGGATTCCCCGACGGCCGCGTCCCCGCCGGCCGCTCCTTCTACATCGACTTCGCCCGCAGGCTGTGCACCTGCCGGCCCGGCGGGGACATCGCCTGCAGCCCGCTCTGCCCCCGGCCCGAGCCCGCCTGCCGCGCCCTGGGCAGCCCGGTGGCCGATGGCTGTCCCCGCTGTGTGTGCTACGACCCGGAGGGGATGGCGGTGCCCGCCGGCTCCTCCGTGCGCCGCGGCTCCCGGGAGTGCcggtgccctgccctgggcgGGGAGCTGCTGTGCGGAGAGCCTGGTAGCGAGGAGTGA